The stretch of DNA CAAACGATCTGATTGATCCTCCAGCTCTAATGCCTGCATTTTCATCCTTTTATATGCCTCTGGATCTTCCACAGTCAGCTTATAGCCCTTACCTCTTTTCGAATCGATGGACGCTCCGAAAGCTGGTAACGTACTGGTAAGCACACGTATATCAGCCCTTACTGTCCTCGCTGTAACGCCTAGCATGCCTGCAATCCGTTTACCGGTATTTCTGTCGCCATGCTCGAGCAACTCAAGAATTTCAATCTGTCTTTTTGACAGCAAATTCTATCACCTCTTTCAATGGACATTATTATCCAGCTCAGACTTTCTGTCAGATAGTTTACTATTAATGATTGCTAATAACATCAGCAACACGGCTTGCTTCCCGATCCGTGTATCGGTGACTAAAAAGATACGGACTGTTTTTTCATTATGGCACCTGCTTATATTGATTTTTAGACTTCCCGGCTAAGAAACATGATCCTTTCGATTTCCTGGAATCCGTTTCGTTTATAAAAGGTCTCGGCAGGTAACCCCCGGTCTGTCAGCAAGGTTATCGTCTTGGTGTCGGTTGTCTGAAGCAGATAGTCCAATAATGCCTTCCCGATGCCTTTATCCTGCTGATCAGCCCGTACACACATCTCGTTGATAAAGAATTCATCACCAGACCACCACTTCCTTTTCGCTCCAAAGATAAAGCCGATGACTTCCTTCCCTTCAATAGCCACAATACCCGTAAAGCCTGGCGTTTGATAAAAATCCATCAAATAAGCACTTGCAGTTTCCGCTGTCCAGGCTTCATTCCACGGGGCTTCCTTAAAGACCATGGCAAATGTATCGCTGCATGATTCCAAATCCTCTTCCTTACAAATGCGTATCTCCAT from Terribacillus sp. FSL K6-0262 encodes:
- a CDS encoding GNAT family N-acetyltransferase — protein: MEIRICKEEDLESCSDTFAMVFKEAPWNEAWTAETASAYLMDFYQTPGFTGIVAIEGKEVIGFIFGAKRKWWSGDEFFINEMCVRADQQDKGIGKALLDYLLQTTDTKTITLLTDRGLPAETFYKRNGFQEIERIMFLSREV